One window of the Dreissena polymorpha isolate Duluth1 chromosome 5, UMN_Dpol_1.0, whole genome shotgun sequence genome contains the following:
- the LOC127881856 gene encoding uncharacterized protein LOC127881856 — protein MVTADRLSTPVTTPKPSFSGQVKPPQLEKHVPAELPELWGCYMSAAMQRQMDQWEREANSLNIKAPSSTGQIPLTKPGSASNPLMQSSVVAKQQVTWCAPKHCLQSSVVARSVVMPTQPALQSAVGASTTPVQRIIPGPSPAARWGPSSYPQSSVRCSAARKRPLEEYENEAAPSAKIHINKNHPRFRHLFQ, from the exons ATGGTTACAGCTGACAGACTGTCAACTCCAGTGACCACTCCCAAACCAAGTTTCAGTGGTCAAGTGAAACCTCCACAGTTGGAGAAACATGTCCCAGCTGAACTGCCAGAGCTTTGGGGATGCTA TATGAGTGCTGCGATGCAGAGGCAGATGGACCAGTGGGAGAGAGAGGCTAATAGCCTGAACATCAAGGCTCCATCTAGCACTG GTCAGATTCCTTTGACAAAACCTGGGTCTGCATCTAACCCATTGATGCAGTCCAGTGTGGTTGCTAAGCAGCAAGTCACTTGGTGTGCTCCCAAACACTGCCTCCAGTCTAGTGTGGTTGCTAGGTCAGTTGTCATGCCAACCCAGCCTGCACTGCAGTCAGCTGTGGGTGCCTCGACCACCCCTGTTCAGAGGATCATACCTGGCCCTTCACCAGCTGCCAGATGGGGCCCCAGCTCTTACCCACAATCCTCTGTGAGGTGTTCAGCTGCTAGGAAACGGCCACTGGAGGAGTATGAGAATGAGGCTGCTCCCTCAGCCAAGATTCACATTAACAAGAACCACCCAAGGTTCAGACACTTGTTCCAATAA
- the LOC127881855 gene encoding uncharacterized protein LOC127881855: MAAALEVTVNKGSDAVYDYVCSVCEESNTLTEAKFNCERCYKFYCDGCVDLHNQLFKTHSVTGRENKNAWPVSKATKHIIEKCSAHKNEKLKMFCENHSELCCHLCILQGHRTCQSVVQIVEKSKEINTRGDVSLLIGEITRHIKDLDERTNTTEEMLKNLQDSYQIALEELKAIRKKIVDYLDDLEKKTIKELEQVLKILQESYMSDIDTCKKVKNDLQYLSGCIRDIAGKNEPLTYISYIKCLNKINAFKKGYPRSEKTNVLFKPNKQFEDLISKRPVFGTISSTNLKKELADANALLTVNNSSKHCVQLSSLYVSGITELPSGGLLMTDYSKQKVTLLDTNNKVTDSCALSNGPWAICTVGVDDVALTVGKSVQFLKVRNNRIEMGSVLQLQHSCVGIAHHDNMLYITSNHALYRYSREGVLQKKLYEDTSGGNAVFQCAVSPDGDTIYVTNYTHHKLLTLDKHGTLLASFSDPELQNSFGIYVTDAGHVIVSGYASHSILQISRDGKKKLATLLTHNDGMKNPTCVFVCKHNGSIIVGQDSDNILMFKCT, from the exons ATGGCTGCAGCTTTAGAGGTAACAGTGAATAAAGGATCGGATGCAGTTTATGATTATGTATGTTCAGTTTGCGAGGAAAGTAACACTTTGACCGAAGCCAAGTTCAACTGTGAACGTTGTTATAAGTTCTACTGTGACGGTTGTGTTGACCTACATAATCAGTTGTTTAAGACACACTCTGTTACCGGAAGAGAGAATAAAAACGCATGGCCGGTTTCTAAGGCAACAAAACATATCATAGAAAAATGCTCTGCACATAAAAACGAGAAATTGAAGATGTTTTGTGAAAATCACAGTGAGTTGTGCTGTCATTTGTGTAttcttcaaggtcacag AACATGTCAAAGTGTGGTGCAGATTGTCGAAAAGTCAAAAGAAATCAATACAAGGGGCGACGTCTCTCTTCTGATTGGGGAGATAACAAGACACATAAAGGATTTAGACGAACGGACAAACACAACGGAAGAAATGCTCAAGAACCTTCAAGATTCGTATCAAATTGCCCTTGAAGAACTTAAAGCTATCAGGAAGAAAATTGTTGATTATTTAGACGATCTTGAGAAGAAAACGATCAAAGAATTAGAACAAGTATTAAAAATCTTACAAGAGTCCTACATGTCAGATATAGACACTTGCAAGAAGGTTAAAAATGACTTACAATATCTCTCGGGTTGTATTCGAGATATCGCTGGCAAGAACGAGCCATTGACATATATATCCTATATTAAATGTctgaacaaaataaatgcatttaaaaaagggTATCCGCGAAGCGAAAAGACTAATGTGTTATTCAAACCAAATAAACAATTTGAAGATTTAATTTCTAAGAGGCCAGTATTTGGGACAATTTCTAGCACcaacttaaaaaaagaattaGCCGATGCAAACGCACTTCTTACTGTGAACAATTCTTCAAAGCATTGTGTTCAATTGAGTTCTCTTTATGTGTCTGGTATCACTGAGTTACCAAGCGGAGGTTTGCTAATGACAGACTATAGCAAACAAAAAGTTACATTGTTAGACACAAATAACAAAGTAACTGACAGCTGTGCCCTCTCAAATGGACCATGGGCAATATGTACCGTGGGTGTCGACGATGTAGCTCTGACCGTCGGTAAAAGTGTGCAGTTCCTTAAAGTACGTAACAATCGCATTGAAATGGGAAGCGTCTTACAGCTACAGCACTCATGTGTTGGCATTGCACATCATGATAATATGCTGTACATAACATCAAATCATGCCCTGTATAGATACTCACGAGAAGGTGTGCTGCAGAAGAAGTTGTATGAGGATACTAGTGGAGGCAATGCAG TTTTTCAGTGCGCCGTCAGTCCTGATGGTGATACCATCTATGTTACAAACTACACTCACCATAAGCTACTGACTTTGGACAAACACGGGACGCTGCTTGCGTCGTTTTCTGATCCGGAACTACAAAATTCGTTTGGAATATATGTGACTGATGCAGGGCATGTTATAGTTAGTGGTTACGCCTCACACTCAATCCTTCAGATATCCAGAGATGGTAAAAAGAAGCTGGCTACCTTGCTGACACATAATGATGGCATGAAGAATCCTACATGCGTATTCGTGTGCAAACATAATGGGTCGATCATAGTGGGACAAGATAGTGATAACATTCTGATGTTTAAATGCACATGA